Below is a genomic region from Thermococcus sp..
GCGAGGAGGTTCTCAAAAAGGCCGAGTTCACGGAGAGATTCAGCTACGGTTATCCGCCTAACAACTCTGCCGACTGGGCTTGGATACAGCACATGCTCGCGAGCGCGAAAGAGAACGGCAGAATAGGGATAGTCATAGACAACGGGGCACTCTTCAGGGGCGGGAAGGAGAAAAAGATAAGGGCGAAGGTTCTCAACGAGGATCTCCTTGAAGCGGTAATTCTCCTCCCCGAAAAGCTGTTCTACAACACCGGAGCACCGGGGGCAATAATGATCTTCAACAGGGCGAAGCCGGAGGAGAGGAAGGGAAAAGTCCTCTTCATCAACGCCTCGCGGGAGTACGAGCAACACCCTGAGGTCAGGAAGCTCAACCGCCTCGGGGAGAAGCACATCGAGAAGATAGTTGAAGCTTACAGGGGGTTCAAGGAAATTGAAGGCTTTTCAAGGGTTAGGAGTACAGAGGAGATAAAGGAGAACGACTACAACCTCAACGTGACGCTGTACGTCTTCCCGATGGAGGAAGAGGAGGAGATTGACGTTAAAGCCGAGTGGGAGGAGCTGAGGAAGATTAACGAGGAGCTTGCTAAGGTAGATGAGAAGATTGAGGGGTATTTGAGGGAGCTGGGGTATTGAGGTGATATTATGGAAACTATTAATGCTCCTCTCGCCTCTTTCTTTGAACTCTCTGACTCGGATATTGTTGTTATCTTGGACACAAACATTCTACTTGACATCTTAGAGAAGAGAAACAAAAAAGTCACTGATTTCTATAAAAAATGCCTTCTCCCCTTTAACAAAAAAGGAATAATCACCCTCGGAACCACTATCTATAACATCGCCGAAGTTTTAGACAAAGAACTCGAACTTAACTTTCAAATGGAGCTTCTCAAGAGACGGCTGACTGCTGATGAAATCATAAGGACTTCAAGGAACAGGCAACAGCTATCCCGAGAAATTAATAACATGAACGAGGAACTTAGGGAGAAGTTCTATAAAAAAATTAACAATAAGCTTAGGACAATATTGAGAAATACGAAGATTTTTGGGTTAGATGAGATTACTCCAGATGACTACGCGATTTTACACGACTTAATATTAAATGGTCATCTTCAATCACAAGATGCCATGATAGTACTTACTACATACAAAGCAAGAGAGTACAGCTCCATTTCGTCATTGATAACAAAAGATGGCTATTTAGTGGATTCACCCCTAGTAAACCGCTATATTGAAGTGTACCACCCACTTCGTAATAAGGACGTGGAATCGTTCTTGGAGGCTATTTCAACTATTAAGGCGGATCAGCAGACACTAAAGATGGTCGAGAAAATAAAAAGATCCCTGGAGGTTTTAAAATGACAAGATTCAAGAAAACTCCAATCGGTGAGATTCCCGAGGATTGGGAGGTTGTAGAGCTAGGAG
It encodes:
- a CDS encoding N-6 DNA methylase, which encodes EEVLKKAEFTERFSYGYPPNNSADWAWIQHMLASAKENGRIGIVIDNGALFRGGKEKKIRAKVLNEDLLEAVILLPEKLFYNTGAPGAIMIFNRAKPEERKGKVLFINASREYEQHPEVRKLNRLGEKHIEKIVEAYRGFKEIEGFSRVRSTEEIKENDYNLNVTLYVFPMEEEEEIDVKAEWEELRKINEELAKVDEKIEGYLRELGY